The Mus musculus strain C57BL/6J chromosome 2, GRCm38.p6 C57BL/6J genome has a window encoding:
- the Olfr1107 gene encoding olfactory receptor 1107 — protein sequence MRVWNHTGVKEFMLLGLTENPNCQVPLFLLFSIVYLIILVGNWGMIILIWLNAHLHTPMYFFLSNLSFCDICYSTVIAPKMLIDFLSEHKSSTFFGCVLQSFFFAVYITTEGILLSMMAYDRYVAIANPLMYTVIMTHRICSQMVLACYLGGLINSLTHTIGLLRLDFCGPNIVNHFFCDIPPLLKLACSDAHNNEMLLLVFSGVIAIFTFIIVMVSYIHIIIAILRIRSAEGRRKAFSTCASHLTAVILFYGSVTFSYIQPSSQYSMEQEKVSAVFYTLVIPMLNPLIYSLRNKDVKEAAKKFIGRERRTS from the coding sequence ATGAGAGTTTGGAATCATACAGGGGTCAAGGAATTCATGCTCCTTGGCTTAACAGAAAACCCTAATTGTCAGGTTCCTCTCTTTTTGCTTTTCAGTATAGTGTATCTCATCATACTTGTGGGTAATTGGGGGATGATTATCTTGATCTGGCTGAATGCCCACCTTCATACACCAATGTACTTCTTCCTTAGTAACCTCTCTTTCTGTGACATCTGCTACTCTACTGTCATTGCTCCTAAAATGCTCATCGATTTTCTCTCAGAACACAAGTCTAGCACATTCTTTGGCTGTGTTCTTCAGAGTTTCTTTTTTGCAGTATACATAACTACAGAAGGTATTCTTCTGTCTATGATGGCTTATGACCGTTATGTGGCAATCGCAAACCCCTTAATGTATACAGTTATTATGACCCACAGAATCTGCAGTCAGATGGTTCTTGCATGTTACTTGGGTGGCCTCATTAATTCCCTGACTCACACAATAGGTTTACTCAGACTGGACTTTTGTGGTCCCAACATAGTGAATCACTTCTTCTGTGACATCCCTCCTCTTTTGAAGCTTGCGTGCTCTGATGCACACAACAATGAGATGCTGCTTTTGGTCTTCTCTGGAGTGATTGCTATTTTCACTTTCATCATTGTCATGGTGTCCTATATCCATATTATCATTGCCATCCTGAGAATCCGCTCAGCTGAGGGAAGGCGCAAAGCCTTCTCCACTTGTGCTTCACACCTGACAGCTGTGATATTATTTTATGGTTCTGTGACATTTAGTTATATCCAGCCCAGCTCTCAGTACTCCATGGAACAGGAAAAAGTCTCTGCTGTGTTTTACACCTTAGTCATTCCCATGCTAAATCCTCTAATTTACAGTCTGAGGAACAAAGATGTGAAAGAAGCAGCCAAGAAGTTCATTGGTAGGGAGAGGAGAACCTCTTGA